A window of the Eretmochelys imbricata isolate rEreImb1 chromosome 7, rEreImb1.hap1, whole genome shotgun sequence genome harbors these coding sequences:
- the DNAJB8 gene encoding dnaJ homolog subfamily B member 8, producing the protein MVNYYEVLGLHQKASQDDIKKSYRKLALKWHPDKNPNNKEEAEKKFKAVAEAYEVLSDPQKRSIYDRSGKESLHRGGRGATGGHFHSPFDSEYIFRNPEEIFREFFAGMDPFAHDFWDSPFDGNVGENRNRTRGRGASFAGFDVFPDLMESFMSFDSVNPGEHTTFSCRAFGGDMSGSNNFRSVSTSTEVVNGRRITTRKIIENGQERTEVEEDGQLKSIKINGREQLKC; encoded by the coding sequence ATGGTGAATTATTACGAAGTTTTAGGACTTCACCAAAAAGCCTCACAAGATGACATTAAAAAGTCCTACCGTAAACTTGCATTAAAATGGCACCCTGATAAGAATCCTAATAacaaggaggaggcagagaagaaatTCAAAGCCGTAGCTGAGGCATACGAGGTTTTATCAGATCCCCAAAAACGTTCCATCTATGATAGATCTGGAAAGGAAAGTCTGCACAGAGGAGGCAGAGGTGCAACTGGAGGCCACTTCCACAGCCCATTTGATTCTGAATACATATTCCGTAACCCAGAAGAGATTTTCAGGGAATTTTTTGCAGGAATGGATCCCTTTGCACATGATTTCTGGGACAGTCCATTTGATGGAAATGTAGGTGAAAACAGAAACAGAACTCGTGGAAGAGGAGCTAGCTTTGCCGGCTTTGATGTATTTCCTGATCTTATGGAATCATTTATGTCATTTGATTCAGTCAACCCCGGTGAGCACACTACATTCTCCTGCAGGGCCTTTGGAGGAGACATGAGTGGGTCAAACAACTTCAGATCAGTCTCAACTTCTACGGAAGTGGTCAATGGTAGAAGAATCACCACCAGGAAAATCATTGAGAATGGACAAGAAAGAACTGAAGTTGAGGAAGACGGGCAGCTGAAGTCCATAAAAATCAACGGAAGAGAACAGCTGAAATGCTAG